Proteins encoded within one genomic window of Streptomyces sp. NBC_01314:
- a CDS encoding LacI family DNA-binding transcriptional regulator, giving the protein MVQIPKEPSSPSPLQRSVPTSADVARLAGVSRATVSYVLNNTSAVRISEPTRRRVHEAAKELGYVPHAAARSLRAGHSRLVLMPTPSVPIGPLYSQFINEIQWALSRLDYTVVQHGGIGLRGDDAARAWAELRPVAVIVPGVGIGPQGVAVLKRSGAKAVVTLTPEPVEGAHALILDHTGVGHSAGRHLVERGRRRIGVVVPEEPGFGVFSHPRLAGVRRAVQGTEATVTELPLAYDEAAAVRLARDWRSLGLDAVFAYNDEYAMLVMRALQDEGIDIPGETAVVGADDTMLGRLLRPRLSTVHLELPSGRHLAELVDRVVRDPASVPTTHDVLGARIVHRESS; this is encoded by the coding sequence ATGGTGCAGATACCGAAAGAGCCCTCCTCGCCCTCGCCCCTGCAGCGATCCGTGCCCACGAGCGCCGATGTGGCACGACTCGCGGGTGTCTCACGCGCGACGGTCAGCTACGTCCTGAACAACACCAGCGCCGTCCGCATCAGCGAGCCCACGCGTCGCCGGGTCCACGAGGCCGCGAAGGAACTCGGCTACGTGCCTCACGCGGCGGCCCGCAGTCTGCGAGCCGGCCACAGCCGCCTGGTGCTGATGCCCACGCCGAGCGTTCCCATCGGCCCGCTCTACAGCCAGTTCATCAACGAGATCCAATGGGCCCTCAGCCGTCTCGACTACACCGTCGTGCAGCACGGTGGCATCGGCCTGCGCGGCGACGACGCGGCCCGCGCCTGGGCCGAGTTGCGCCCGGTCGCGGTGATCGTGCCCGGCGTCGGCATCGGCCCGCAGGGCGTGGCCGTCCTCAAGCGGTCCGGTGCCAAGGCCGTTGTCACCCTCACCCCCGAACCCGTCGAGGGCGCCCACGCGTTGATCCTGGATCACACGGGCGTCGGACACAGCGCCGGCCGGCACCTGGTCGAGCGTGGCCGCCGCCGTATCGGTGTCGTCGTGCCCGAGGAGCCCGGTTTCGGGGTCTTCTCCCACCCCCGCCTCGCCGGCGTACGACGCGCGGTACAGGGCACGGAGGCGACGGTCACCGAACTGCCGCTCGCCTACGACGAGGCGGCCGCGGTCCGGCTCGCCCGTGACTGGCGCTCCCTCGGGCTGGACGCGGTGTTCGCGTACAACGACGAGTACGCGATGCTGGTGATGCGGGCCCTGCAGGACGAGGGCATCGACATTCCCGGGGAGACGGCCGTGGTCGGGGCCGACGACACGATGCTCGGCCGACTGCTGCGGCCGCGCCTCAGCACCGTCCACCTGGAGCTGCCGTCCGGACGTCACCTCGCGGAACTGGTCGACCGCGTGGTGCGTGACCCCGCGTCGGTCCCCACGACCCACGACGTACTGGGCGCGAGGATCGTCCA
- a CDS encoding amidase yields MGVDRAPGLVECARALAAGEVTSRALVEKTLARIEASQGTVNAFRRVRAEAALMEADAADKELAQGGRRPLLGVPVAVKDDMDVAGEPTAFGCQGEFPSLPEDGEAVRRLRAAGAIVVGKTNTCELGQWPFTEGPAFGATRNPWHPDHTPGGSSGGSAAAVAAGLVPAALGSDGAGSVRIPASWTHLIGIKPQRGRISTWPHAESFQGITVNGTLARTVADAALLLDAASGNHEGDLHRPTAIDASEAVRRDPGRLRIALSLKPPFTALPARLDPRVQERVRAVAERLAALGHVVEEAEPRYGQIGLTFIPRATAGIAERVGAITEQGLLDRRTLDAARLGRLLGGAPLRLARRAEVTLHRRIGALFTSYDVLLAPTTAAPPPRVGSMLNLGGLGTDRAMIAACPFAWPWNVLGWPGVNVPAGFVDDGLPVGAQLLGPANSEPLLLSLAAQLEADQRWHEKWPPQRSTADSPAV; encoded by the coding sequence ATGGGTGTCGACCGTGCGCCGGGTCTCGTGGAGTGCGCTCGTGCGCTGGCCGCCGGGGAGGTGACGTCGAGGGCGCTCGTGGAGAAGACGCTTGCCCGGATCGAGGCGAGTCAGGGGACCGTGAACGCGTTCCGCCGGGTGCGGGCCGAGGCGGCGCTGATGGAGGCCGACGCCGCGGACAAGGAACTGGCGCAGGGCGGGCGGCGGCCCCTGCTCGGCGTGCCGGTGGCCGTCAAGGACGACATGGACGTGGCGGGCGAACCGACCGCGTTCGGCTGCCAGGGGGAGTTCCCCTCGCTGCCGGAGGACGGCGAGGCCGTACGGCGGCTGCGCGCGGCCGGGGCGATCGTCGTCGGCAAGACCAACACGTGCGAGCTGGGGCAGTGGCCGTTCACGGAGGGGCCGGCCTTCGGCGCCACCCGCAATCCCTGGCACCCGGACCACACCCCGGGCGGCTCCTCCGGCGGTTCGGCGGCGGCCGTGGCCGCGGGGCTCGTGCCGGCCGCGCTGGGCTCCGACGGCGCCGGCTCGGTGCGTATCCCGGCCTCCTGGACGCATCTCATCGGCATCAAGCCCCAGCGCGGCCGCATCTCGACCTGGCCGCACGCGGAGTCCTTCCAGGGCATCACCGTCAACGGCACCCTCGCCCGCACGGTCGCCGACGCCGCCCTCCTCCTGGACGCGGCGAGCGGCAACCACGAGGGCGACCTGCACCGGCCGACCGCCATCGACGCCTCCGAGGCCGTACGGCGGGATCCGGGGCGGCTGAGAATCGCCTTGTCCCTGAAGCCGCCGTTCACCGCGCTCCCCGCGCGGCTCGACCCCCGCGTGCAGGAGCGGGTGCGGGCCGTGGCGGAACGGCTCGCCGCGCTCGGGCATGTGGTGGAGGAGGCGGAACCCCGGTACGGGCAGATCGGGCTGACCTTCATCCCGCGCGCCACCGCCGGCATCGCCGAACGGGTCGGCGCCATCACCGAGCAGGGCCTCCTCGACCGGCGCACCCTCGACGCCGCCCGCCTCGGCCGGCTGCTCGGCGGGGCGCCCCTGCGGCTGGCCCGCCGTGCGGAGGTCACGCTGCACCGACGGATCGGCGCGCTCTTCACGTCGTACGACGTGCTGCTGGCGCCGACGACCGCCGCTCCCCCGCCGCGCGTCGGCTCCATGCTGAACCTCGGCGGACTCGGCACCGACCGCGCGATGATCGCGGCCTGTCCGTTCGCGTGGCCGTGGAACGTACTGGGCTGGCCCGGCGTGAACGTACCGGCGGGGTTCGTGGACGACGGGCTGCCGGTGGGCGCGCAGTTGCTCGGCCCGGCGAACAGCGAGCCCCTGCTGCTGTCGCTGGCCGCGCAGTTGGAGGCGGACCAGCGCTGGCACGAGAAGTGGCCGCCGCAGCGGAGCACCGCGGATTCACCCGCGGTGTGA
- a CDS encoding flotillin family protein — translation MFVGMIVGATVGAALVVIGLFKLMWRVAEPNEALIISGSKTKMEGLEEGMNFRIVTGRGTLVMPGVQAVRKLSLDLNQTELSVDCVTHQGIPLKIRGVVIFKVGDDFVSIANAARRFLDQQKRVSERVHNVFAGHLRSIVGGLTVEDMIRDRDKLTGQTRAACGTEMEKLGLIVDSLQIHEIEDPTGYIKNLAMPHAAAVQRDARIAQAEANRLATEAEQMAAARMAEATRDSEILQAGYQAERDKAAAESKQAGPLAEAAALQEVVVQETRVAQLAAARREQQLQADVRKPADAKAYEKRTLAEAERDARISAAQAKAKETELAAAAEATATQISGEAEAAARQAKGLAAAEATRAKGLAEAEGIKARAAALAENQEAVIAQQLAEQWPEIVRAGASAFGNVDNMVLLNGADGMADVFAKALTMGGTGLGLARQLLSSMNQNGVPAGGSAGVNGVPVEKVVVEKVQVDRES, via the coding sequence ATGTTCGTCGGCATGATCGTAGGGGCGACCGTAGGAGCCGCCCTGGTAGTGATCGGTCTGTTCAAACTGATGTGGCGGGTCGCCGAACCCAACGAGGCGCTCATCATCTCCGGCTCCAAGACCAAGATGGAGGGTCTGGAGGAGGGCATGAACTTCCGCATCGTCACGGGGCGCGGCACGCTCGTGATGCCCGGTGTGCAGGCGGTGCGCAAGCTCTCGCTCGACCTGAACCAGACCGAGCTGTCCGTGGACTGCGTGACCCATCAGGGCATTCCGCTGAAGATCCGTGGTGTCGTCATCTTCAAGGTGGGCGACGACTTCGTGTCCATCGCCAACGCGGCCCGTCGCTTCCTCGACCAGCAGAAACGCGTCTCGGAACGGGTGCACAACGTGTTCGCCGGTCATCTCCGTTCCATCGTGGGCGGTTTGACGGTCGAGGACATGATCCGCGACCGCGACAAGCTGACCGGCCAGACACGGGCGGCGTGCGGTACGGAGATGGAGAAGCTGGGTCTGATCGTCGACTCGCTGCAGATCCACGAGATCGAGGACCCGACCGGCTACATCAAGAACCTGGCCATGCCGCACGCGGCGGCCGTCCAGCGGGACGCCCGTATCGCGCAGGCCGAGGCCAACCGGCTCGCCACCGAGGCCGAGCAGATGGCCGCGGCGCGGATGGCGGAGGCCACCCGGGACAGCGAGATCCTCCAGGCCGGCTACCAGGCCGAGCGGGACAAGGCCGCCGCGGAGTCCAAGCAGGCCGGCCCGCTCGCCGAGGCGGCCGCCCTGCAGGAGGTCGTCGTCCAGGAGACCCGGGTCGCGCAGCTGGCGGCGGCCCGGCGCGAGCAGCAGCTGCAGGCGGACGTCCGCAAGCCGGCCGACGCCAAGGCCTACGAGAAACGGACTCTCGCCGAGGCCGAGCGCGACGCCCGTATCTCCGCCGCCCAGGCCAAGGCCAAGGAGACCGAACTCGCGGCCGCCGCCGAGGCGACCGCGACCCAGATCTCGGGTGAGGCCGAGGCCGCCGCCCGGCAGGCCAAGGGGCTCGCCGCCGCCGAGGCCACGCGCGCGAAGGGGCTCGCCGAGGCCGAGGGCATCAAGGCGCGGGCCGCCGCGCTGGCCGAGAACCAGGAGGCGGTGATCGCGCAGCAACTGGCCGAGCAGTGGCCGGAGATCGTGCGGGCCGGTGCGTCCGCGTTCGGCAACGTCGACAACATGGTGCTGCTCAACGGGGCCGACGGCATGGCGGACGTGTTCGCCAAGGCGCTCACGATGGGTGGGACGGGGCTGGGACTGGCTCGACAGTTGCTGTCCTCGATGAACCAGAACGGAGTGCCCGCCGGCGGCTCGGCAGGAGTCAATGGGGTGCCTGTGGAGAAGGTGGTCGTGGAGAAGGTGCAGGTCGACAGGGAGTCGTAG
- a CDS encoding type II toxin-antitoxin system PemK/MazF family toxin: MTSFADQEVPGRHGPTATTEADPRDVGRVRTEYSPAHDGDPDPGEIVWTWVPFEENDGRGKDRPVLVVAREAAGTLLAVQLSSKRHDGDREWVPIGSGPWDRSGRDSWVDVDRVLRLHEAGMRREACALDRMRFNSVVLRLRERYGWR, encoded by the coding sequence GTGACTTCCTTCGCTGATCAAGAAGTGCCCGGGCGCCACGGCCCCACCGCCACCACCGAGGCCGATCCCCGTGATGTCGGGCGGGTGCGGACCGAGTACTCGCCCGCGCATGACGGGGATCCCGATCCCGGGGAGATCGTCTGGACGTGGGTGCCGTTCGAGGAGAACGACGGGCGGGGGAAGGACCGGCCCGTGCTCGTGGTGGCCCGGGAGGCCGCCGGGACGTTGCTCGCCGTGCAGTTGTCCAGCAAGCGGCATGACGGGGACCGGGAGTGGGTGCCGATCGGGAGTGGGCCGTGGGATCGGTCCGGGCGGGATTCCTGGGTGGATGTCGACCGGGTGCTGCGGCTGCATGAGGCGGGGATGCGGCGGGAGGCGTGCGCGTTGGACCGGATGCGGTTCAACTCCGTTGTGCTCCGGTTGCGGGAACGGTACGGATGGCGATAG
- a CDS encoding TIGR02452 family protein yields MSARLRGIARETERIVAAGRYRAPAGHEVSLAAEVETARAGTRLYGPDPVETPRVSPVKPTIEVTGESSLEAAHRLTATDAPVAVLNFSSARNPGGGYLNGAQAQEEALCRASALYTCVREAPAFYAHHRTHRDPFYTDRVIHSPAVPVFRDDRGALLDTPYTTGFLTSAAPNASVVLRTTPERAPELPRALAVRAERVLETAAAHGYRRLVLGAWGCGVFGNDPTQVAAAFRALLMDGGRFDGTFEHVVFGVLDRTKGAVVRSAFEQELSPRL; encoded by the coding sequence ATGAGCGCCCGCCTACGGGGAATCGCACGCGAAACCGAGAGAATCGTCGCGGCCGGACGCTATCGCGCGCCCGCCGGCCATGAGGTGTCCCTCGCGGCCGAGGTGGAGACAGCGCGGGCCGGCACCCGCCTGTACGGCCCGGATCCGGTGGAAACACCACGGGTCAGCCCGGTGAAACCGACCATCGAGGTCACCGGCGAGAGCAGCCTGGAAGCGGCCCACCGACTGACGGCCACCGACGCCCCTGTGGCCGTCCTCAACTTCTCCTCCGCCCGCAACCCCGGCGGCGGCTACCTGAACGGCGCCCAGGCCCAGGAGGAAGCCCTCTGCCGGGCCTCCGCGCTCTACACCTGCGTCCGCGAGGCCCCCGCCTTCTACGCCCACCACCGCACCCACCGCGACCCGTTCTACACGGACCGTGTCATCCACTCACCCGCCGTACCCGTCTTCCGGGACGACCGCGGCGCCCTCCTCGACACCCCGTACACCACCGGCTTCCTGACCTCCGCTGCCCCGAACGCGTCGGTCGTCCTGCGTACGACACCGGAGCGCGCCCCGGAACTGCCGCGCGCGTTGGCCGTACGCGCGGAACGCGTCCTGGAGACAGCAGCGGCTCACGGCTACCGCCGACTGGTCCTCGGCGCCTGGGGCTGCGGGGTGTTCGGCAACGACCCGACGCAGGTGGCGGCGGCGTTCAGGGCCCTGCTCATGGACGGTGGCAGGTTCGACGGCACCTTCGAGCACGTGGTGTTCGGGGTACTGGACCGCACGAAGGGCGCGGTGGTCCGGAGCGCCTTCGAACAGGAGCTCAGCCCCCGCTTGTGA
- the egtA gene encoding ergothioneine biosynthesis glutamate--cysteine ligase EgtA: MSDSLSGCTEQRSAVTEAEVEALVRGICFKTGPPRTLGVELEWHVHELRDPRLPATPARLEAAYAALRTLTLNSPLTVEPGGQLELSSAPAASLMECVGSVSADLAAVRATLREADLGISGFGHEPWNSPTRYLHEPRYDAMEIYLDRFGPEGRSMMCSSASVQVCLDAGFEEPGPLGHRRRWWLAHQLGAVLVAAFAHSPLARGRITGWKSTRQALWAAMDPARTDAPELDGDPRGAWAGLVLDAPVMCVRADEGPWGVPGAMTFREWTRSDTPPSRADLDYHLTTLFPPVRPRGHLELRMIDAQPGEDGWIVPLAVTAALFDDPEAAEIAYRTVKPLAERAGSQPPPRNPLWDAATRDGLADPELRDAAAVCFAAAAEALPRLGASSEVRDAVAAYTDRYVARGRCPADDLLDLFHGKDLPA; encoded by the coding sequence ATGTCAGATTCGCTGAGTGGCTGTACGGAGCAACGCTCCGCGGTCACCGAGGCGGAGGTGGAGGCCCTGGTACGGGGCATCTGCTTCAAGACCGGTCCACCCCGCACCCTCGGTGTCGAACTGGAATGGCACGTCCACGAGCTGCGTGATCCGCGGCTCCCGGCAACACCCGCACGACTCGAAGCGGCCTACGCCGCACTGCGGACCCTGACCCTGAACTCACCCCTGACCGTCGAGCCCGGCGGCCAGCTGGAGCTCAGCTCGGCGCCGGCCGCCTCCCTGATGGAGTGCGTCGGGTCCGTCTCGGCCGACCTCGCCGCCGTACGCGCCACACTGCGCGAGGCGGATCTCGGCATCAGCGGCTTCGGCCACGAACCCTGGAACTCCCCGACCCGCTACCTCCACGAGCCCCGGTACGACGCGATGGAGATCTATCTCGACCGCTTCGGACCCGAGGGGCGGTCCATGATGTGCTCCTCCGCCTCGGTGCAGGTGTGTCTCGACGCCGGGTTCGAGGAGCCGGGCCCCCTCGGTCACCGGCGGCGCTGGTGGCTGGCGCACCAGCTCGGCGCGGTGCTGGTGGCCGCGTTCGCGCACTCGCCGCTGGCGCGGGGCCGGATCACCGGCTGGAAGTCGACCCGGCAGGCGCTGTGGGCGGCGATGGACCCGGCGCGTACCGACGCCCCGGAGCTGGACGGCGACCCGCGCGGAGCGTGGGCGGGGCTGGTGCTGGACGCGCCCGTGATGTGCGTACGGGCGGACGAGGGTCCCTGGGGGGTGCCCGGGGCGATGACGTTCCGGGAGTGGACAAGATCCGACACCCCGCCGAGCCGCGCCGACCTCGACTACCACCTGACGACGCTGTTCCCGCCGGTGCGCCCGCGCGGCCACCTGGAGCTCCGCATGATCGACGCGCAGCCCGGCGAGGACGGGTGGATCGTGCCGCTCGCCGTGACGGCGGCGCTGTTCGACGACCCGGAGGCCGCGGAGATCGCCTATCGGACCGTCAAGCCCCTCGCCGAGCGGGCGGGTTCGCAGCCGCCACCGCGCAATCCGCTGTGGGACGCGGCCACCCGTGACGGTTTGGCCGATCCCGAACTGCGGGACGCGGCGGCCGTCTGCTTCGCCGCGGCGGCCGAGGCGCTGCCCCGGCTCGGCGCGAGTTCCGAGGTGCGGGACGCGGTCGCGGCGTACACCGACCGCTATGTGGCCCGGGGCCGCTGCCCCGCCGACGATCTCCTCGACCTGTTCCACGGGAAGGACCTCCCCGCATGA
- the egtB gene encoding ergothioneine biosynthesis protein EgtB: MTAPETSAPTADADPGILRERALAALTTARARTALLTNAVDEPDLTAQHSPLMSPLVWDLAHIGNQEELWLLRNVAGREAMRPEIDGLYDAFEHPRAARSSLPLLAPEEARQYLHEVRGRALDVLESADFHGTRLTDAGFAFGMIAQHEQQHDETMLITHQLRRGPAVLSAPDPQPVPLFTGPAEVLVPGGEFIMGTSTEPWALDNERPAHRRTVPPFHIDTTPVTNGAYQAFLADGGYDDERWWTAEGWDHIRAHGIHAPLFWRRDGRQWLRRRFGVTEVVPADEPVLHVCWYEADAYARWAGRRLPTEAEWEKAARHDPVTGRSARYPWGDADPTPEHANLGQRHLRPAPAGSYPVGESPLGVRQLIGDVWEWTSSDFLPYPGFTAFPYKEYSEVFFGPEYKVLRGGAFAVDQVACRGTFRNWDYPIRRQIFSGFRTARDASPEVV, encoded by the coding sequence ATGACCGCACCCGAGACGTCGGCCCCGACGGCCGACGCCGACCCCGGCATACTCCGGGAGCGCGCGCTGGCGGCGCTGACCACGGCCCGGGCCCGCACCGCGCTCCTGACCAATGCCGTCGACGAACCCGATCTCACCGCGCAGCACTCGCCGCTGATGTCCCCGCTGGTGTGGGACCTCGCCCACATCGGCAACCAGGAGGAGCTGTGGCTGCTGCGCAACGTCGCCGGGCGGGAGGCGATGCGGCCCGAGATCGACGGGCTGTACGACGCCTTCGAGCATCCGCGTGCCGCGCGGTCCTCGCTGCCGCTGCTGGCTCCCGAGGAGGCCCGGCAGTATCTGCACGAGGTGCGCGGCCGGGCCCTTGACGTGCTGGAGAGCGCCGACTTCCACGGCACCCGGCTGACCGACGCGGGTTTCGCGTTCGGCATGATCGCCCAGCACGAACAGCAGCACGACGAGACGATGTTGATCACCCATCAGCTCCGCCGGGGCCCCGCCGTGCTGTCGGCACCGGACCCGCAGCCCGTCCCCTTGTTCACGGGCCCTGCCGAAGTCCTCGTGCCCGGCGGGGAGTTCATCATGGGCACCTCGACCGAGCCGTGGGCGCTGGACAACGAGCGGCCCGCGCACCGGCGGACCGTCCCGCCGTTCCACATCGACACCACGCCGGTGACGAACGGCGCGTACCAGGCGTTCCTCGCGGACGGCGGCTACGACGACGAACGCTGGTGGACGGCCGAGGGCTGGGACCACATCCGTGCGCACGGCATCCACGCGCCGCTGTTCTGGCGGCGCGACGGCCGGCAGTGGCTGCGGCGGCGATTCGGCGTCACCGAGGTCGTACCGGCCGACGAGCCGGTGCTGCACGTGTGCTGGTACGAGGCGGACGCGTACGCCCGCTGGGCGGGGCGCCGGCTGCCCACCGAGGCCGAGTGGGAGAAGGCGGCCCGGCACGACCCCGTCACCGGCCGTTCGGCCCGCTACCCGTGGGGCGACGCCGACCCGACGCCAGAACACGCCAACCTCGGGCAGCGGCATCTGCGCCCGGCACCGGCCGGCAGCTATCCGGTGGGTGAATCACCGCTGGGTGTACGGCAGTTGATCGGTGACGTGTGGGAGTGGACGTCGAGCGACTTCCTGCCCTACCCGGGGTTCACGGCGTTCCCGTACAAGGAGTACTCGGAGGTGTTCTTCGGCCCCGAGTACAAGGTGCTGCGCGGTGGCGCGTTCGCCGTGGACCAGGTGGCGTGCCGGGGGACGTTCCGCAACTGGGACTATCCGATCCGGCGGCAGATCTTCAGCGGGTTCCGCACGGCGCGGGACGCCTCCCCCGAGGTCGTCTGA
- the egtC gene encoding ergothioneine biosynthesis protein EgtC codes for MCRHIAYLGPDSALGRVLVDPPHGLFRQSWAPRRQRYGTVNADGFGVGWYAEGDPVPGRYRRAGPIWGDQSFADLARVVRTGALLAAVRDATVAGADDEAAAAPFTAGPWLFSHNGAVAGWPRSLAPLAAELPAVEVLSMEARNDSALVWALVLNRLRAGDTEGQALADTVLDVARAAPGSRLNLLLTNGETIAATAWGDTLWYLTEPGRGTVVASEPYDDDPHWVEVPDRTLLAASRTDVLLTPLKELEEATRPHDDSSPVLPKEPPA; via the coding sequence ATGTGCCGTCATATCGCTTACCTCGGGCCGGATTCGGCGCTGGGCCGGGTCCTGGTGGACCCGCCCCACGGTCTGTTCCGGCAGTCGTGGGCGCCCCGGCGGCAGCGCTACGGGACGGTCAACGCCGATGGTTTCGGGGTCGGTTGGTACGCCGAGGGCGACCCGGTGCCGGGGCGGTACCGGCGGGCCGGACCGATCTGGGGCGACCAGTCCTTCGCGGACCTCGCCCGCGTCGTCCGTACCGGGGCGCTGCTGGCCGCCGTACGGGACGCGACGGTGGCGGGTGCGGACGACGAGGCCGCGGCGGCGCCGTTCACGGCCGGGCCCTGGCTGTTCAGCCACAACGGGGCGGTCGCCGGGTGGCCCCGGTCCCTGGCGCCGCTCGCCGCCGAACTCCCGGCCGTCGAGGTGCTGTCGATGGAGGCCCGCAACGACTCGGCGCTGGTGTGGGCCCTGGTCCTGAACCGGCTGCGGGCCGGTGACACGGAGGGCCAGGCGCTGGCCGACACGGTCCTGGATGTCGCTCGGGCGGCCCCCGGGTCACGGCTCAATCTGCTGCTCACCAATGGCGAGACCATCGCCGCGACGGCCTGGGGCGACACGCTCTGGTATCTCACCGAGCCCGGCCGCGGGACGGTCGTGGCGTCCGAGCCGTACGACGACGATCCGCACTGGGTGGAGGTCCCGGACCGCACGCTGCTCGCGGCGAGCCGAACGGACGTCCTGCTCACCCCGCTCAAGGAGCTGGAGGAGGCCACCCGCCCCCACGACGACTCCTCACCCGTACTTCCGAAGGAGCCCCCTGCGTGA
- the egtD gene encoding L-histidine N(alpha)-methyltransferase, whose translation MTDTRAYGYTDTLEAEHYAKALRADISDGLTHAPKSTAPTWFYDARGSELFEEITQLPEYPLWRAELGLLQLHAQDIAVRTGARSLVELGSGSSTKSKLIIEALDPVGLHYVPVDVSADALHQASAQLVQDYPGIRLHALRADFTASLVLPTLPEDGPRLIAFLGSTLGNFRRPARGPFLRGLRDTLRPEDFLLIGADLVKTEQEMITAYDDAQGVTAEFDKHLLHVLNRELNADFDPDAFDHVSVWNGTESHIEMRLRSRVEQLVKIRGLDLAVNFARGEEWITERSAKFTQDGLKEEMTEAGLRTNQLWADTNAGFALILATAR comes from the coding sequence ATGACCGACACCCGGGCCTACGGCTACACCGACACCCTCGAGGCCGAGCACTACGCCAAGGCACTGCGCGCCGACATCAGCGACGGGCTGACCCACGCCCCGAAGTCCACGGCGCCCACGTGGTTCTACGACGCCCGGGGCAGCGAGCTGTTCGAGGAGATCACCCAGCTGCCGGAATACCCCTTGTGGCGAGCCGAACTGGGACTGCTCCAACTCCATGCCCAGGACATCGCCGTGCGGACCGGAGCCCGCAGCCTTGTCGAGCTCGGGTCCGGGAGCTCGACGAAGTCCAAGCTGATCATCGAGGCACTGGATCCGGTCGGGCTGCACTACGTCCCTGTCGACGTCAGTGCGGACGCGCTCCACCAGGCCAGCGCCCAACTCGTCCAGGACTACCCGGGGATCCGCCTGCACGCCCTCCGCGCCGACTTCACGGCTTCCCTCGTCCTACCGACGCTGCCCGAGGACGGCCCACGCCTCATCGCCTTCCTCGGCAGCACGCTGGGGAATTTCCGACGCCCTGCCCGTGGACCGTTCCTCCGCGGGCTCCGAGACACCCTCCGCCCCGAAGACTTCCTTCTCATCGGCGCCGACCTGGTCAAAACCGAGCAGGAAATGATCACCGCCTACGATGACGCTCAAGGCGTCACGGCCGAGTTCGACAAACATCTGTTGCACGTCTTGAACCGCGAGCTGAACGCCGACTTCGACCCGGACGCCTTCGACCACGTATCGGTGTGGAACGGCACGGAAAGCCACATCGAAATGAGGCTGCGCAGCCGAGTCGAACAGCTCGTCAAGATTCGAGGCCTTGACCTGGCGGTGAACTTCGCGCGCGGAGAGGAATGGATCACCGAGCGGAGCGCGAAATTCACCCAAGACGGACTCAAGGAAGAAATGACTGAAGCGGGTCTCCGTACGAATCAGCTCTGGGCCGACACCAACGCCGGCTTTGCACTCATTCTCGCGACCGCTCGCTGA
- a CDS encoding GntR family transcriptional regulator produces the protein MAPRSNDVALSSGINRELVDRVRALILTREIPSGSRLLPKDLQERFGVSVVPVREALRTLEAEGLIVTVPRKGTMVTQLTLSELENTYAMRRLIEPPLMVQATADRTMDDIELATTLHDELHELSGDDVERWLDVHRRFHESMLAPALNPVSRRVLGQLWLTSERYVRLGVTAFHVDQPAQHDHRALLDTFTAGDSRAIDAEAARHLDLVEALIKSSVGDQLH, from the coding sequence ATGGCACCACGCAGCAACGACGTCGCTTTGTCCTCCGGCATCAACCGCGAGCTGGTTGACCGCGTCCGTGCCCTGATCCTGACCAGGGAAATCCCTTCGGGCAGTCGCCTCCTGCCCAAGGACCTCCAGGAACGCTTCGGCGTCTCGGTGGTCCCCGTACGGGAAGCGCTGCGAACACTGGAGGCCGAGGGACTGATCGTCACCGTCCCACGCAAAGGCACCATGGTGACCCAGCTGACCTTGTCCGAGCTGGAGAACACGTACGCGATGCGCCGTCTCATCGAGCCGCCCCTGATGGTTCAGGCCACGGCGGACCGCACGATGGACGACATCGAACTGGCCACCACCTTGCACGACGAGCTGCACGAACTGAGCGGCGACGATGTCGAGCGGTGGCTTGATGTGCACCGCAGATTCCACGAGAGCATGCTCGCGCCCGCACTCAACCCGGTCTCCCGGCGGGTTCTCGGCCAGCTGTGGCTGACGTCCGAGCGTTACGTCCGTCTGGGGGTAACCGCGTTTCATGTCGATCAACCCGCGCAGCACGACCACCGCGCACTGCTCGACACCTTCACCGCAGGTGACAGTCGGGCGATCGACGCGGAGGCAGCGCGCCATCTCGATTTGGTCGAGGCGTTGATCAAGTCGTCTGTCGGGGACCAGTTGCACTAG